One part of the Negativicoccus succinicivorans genome encodes these proteins:
- a CDS encoding LysR family transcriptional regulator — translation MDFHHLKYFTEVAHRKSFSKAARHLHISQSAISRTIKALEEELGVVLFLRNAKAVELTDAGAIFLNHAKRSVFIFEHLKNDFENEFKLEQGSIHIGLPPITDAQVFAHLLGAFKRMYPQIDIELYEYGSKKVEIAVQEGLTDLGIICTEPKKDYESFFLLEDPVCVLLPKDHPLADANEIPLADLAGDGFVLYRDDFNLHDEIIAKCKAADFIPKIVFETSQRELMIQTVSTGLGIALLPKRLCPHNNPNVSVHVLAGRPIIHRLYVIWRKGHYLSHAAKLWLEFAQDHIQKIAVKSSLK, via the coding sequence TATTTCGCAATCGGCCATCAGCCGCACCATCAAAGCGCTGGAAGAAGAGCTCGGCGTCGTGCTCTTTTTGCGCAACGCCAAAGCGGTCGAGTTGACGGACGCCGGAGCGATTTTTTTGAACCATGCCAAACGCAGCGTCTTTATTTTCGAACATTTGAAAAACGACTTTGAAAACGAATTTAAGCTCGAGCAGGGCTCCATTCATATCGGCTTGCCGCCGATTACTGACGCGCAGGTATTCGCGCATCTTTTGGGCGCGTTCAAACGCATGTACCCGCAAATCGATATCGAGCTTTACGAATACGGCTCCAAAAAAGTGGAAATCGCCGTGCAGGAAGGATTGACCGACCTCGGCATTATTTGCACTGAACCGAAAAAAGATTACGAGTCCTTCTTTCTTTTGGAAGATCCGGTATGCGTGCTGTTGCCGAAAGATCATCCGCTCGCGGACGCGAATGAGATCCCGCTCGCCGATCTCGCCGGCGACGGTTTCGTTCTCTATCGCGACGACTTCAACTTGCATGACGAAATCATCGCGAAGTGCAAAGCCGCGGACTTTATCCCGAAAATCGTATTTGAAACCAGTCAGCGCGAGCTCATGATTCAGACCGTCAGCACCGGCTTGGGCATCGCGCTTTTGCCGAAACGTCTCTGCCCGCATAATAATCCCAACGTTTCCGTACACGTGCTCGCCGGTCGGCCGATCATTCATCGTCTTTACGTCATCTGGCGCAAAGGCCACTACCTCTCGCACGCCGCGAAATTGTGGCTCGAATTCGCGCAGGATCACATTCAAAAGATCGCCGTTAAATCGTCTCTGAAATAA